A single genomic interval of Arachis duranensis cultivar V14167 chromosome 7, aradu.V14167.gnm2.J7QH, whole genome shotgun sequence harbors:
- the LOC107458586 gene encoding uncharacterized protein LOC107458586 — MAFEWTPACEEAFRHFKEILAAPPVLGKPKDGEPLYLYLAITSEALAAVLVREDGKAQQPVYFISRALQGAELRYSKLEKLALALLTSSRRLKQYFQSHQVVVRTDQGIRQVLQKPDLAGRMMTWSIELSQYDLRYEPRQAIKAQAMADFLVEVTGDPSEEVSTRWKLHVDGASNQTFGGAGIILESPIGVVYEQSVRFEFPISNNQAEYEALIGGLTLAAEVGARRLEICSDSQVVTSQVNGSYQAKDPLLQKYLEKVKSLSQKFEEVTVHHVPRERNTRADLLSKLASTKPGEGNRSLIQSMTREPAITLHMTSLGSSWLDPITDFLEHGKLPSDEKDAAKLRREAAKYAVIQGQLFRKGLNQPLLKCLHPDQTDYVLREVHEGCCGHHIGGKALARKLTRAGYYWPSMMADSKEFVKKCVITRFGIPEVVISDNGTQFTDKKFTKFLNDLGIRQRFSSVEHPQTNGQVESANKVILSGLKKRLDNKKGAWADELAAVLWSYRTTEQSSTKETPF; from the exons ATGGCGTTTGAGTGGACGCCCGCATGTGAAGAGGCCTTTCGGCACTTCAAGGAAATCCTGGCGGCACCACCCGTCCTCGGGAAGCCAAAGGACGGGGAACCACTTTACCTATACCTCGCCATAACGAGTGAAGCCCTGGCCGCAGTTCTGGTACGGGAGGACGGAAAAGCTCAACAGCCAGTCTATTTCATAAGTAGGGCCTTGCAAGGGGCAGAATTAAGGTACAGCAAGTTGGAAAAGCTAGCCCTAGCACTTCTGACTTCCTCACGAAGGTTAAAGCAGTACTTCCAGAGTCACCAAGTTGTCGTCAGAACGGACCAAGGGATCCGGCAAGTACTCCAAAAACCCGACCTGGCGGGAAGAATGATGACTTGGTCCATCGAACTCTCCCAGTATGACTTACGATACGAACCCCGGCAAGCCATCAAGGCGCAGGCGATGGCAGATTTTCTAGTAGAAGTAACGGGGGATCCAAGCGAAGAAGTGAGTacacggtggaagctccatGTGGACGGAGCCTCCAACCAGACCTTCGGAGGTGCCGGGATCATCCTGGAAAGCCCGATTGGGGTTGTATACGAACAGTCGGTCAGATTCGAGTTTCCCATCtcgaacaaccaggcagaatatgaagcccttATAGGAGGCTTAACCCTAGCAGCAGAAGTCGGCGCAAGAAGACTAGAAATATGCAGCGATTCCCAAGTCGTCACCTCCCAAGTAAACGgtagctaccaagccaaagaccctTTGTTACAAAAGTACTTGGAAAAAGTTAAAAGCTTGAGCCAAAAATTTGAAGAGGTCACGGTCCACCACGTACCTAGAGAAAGGAACACACGGGCAGACCTCCTATCAAAGTTAGCCAGCACAAAGCCGGGAGAAGGGAACCGGTCTCTCATCCAAAGCATGACGAGAGAACCAGCGATCACACTGCACATGACAAGCCTAGGTTCTTCATGGCTAGACCCCATCACCGACTTCCTAGAACACGGCAAACTCCCTAGTGATGAAAAGGACGCGGCGAAATTGAGAAGGGAAGCGGCCAAATACGCCGTCATCCAAGGACAACTGTTCAGGAAAGGGCTCAACCAACCTCTACTGAAGTGCCTACACCCCGACCAGACGGACTACGTCCTCAGGGAAGTCCATGAGGGCTGCTGTGGGCACCACATCGGAGGCAAGGCCTTAGCGAGGAAACTAACCCGAGCCGGATACTATTGGCCGTCGATGATGGCGGACTCCAAAGAGTTTGTCAAAAAATGC GTGATAACGCGATTTGGGATACCGGAAGTCGTCATCTCAGACAACGGCACGCAATTTACTGACAAAAAGTTCACAAAATTTCTCAACGACCTGGGTATAAGGCAAAGGTTCTCTTCGGTAGAACACCCTCAGACGAACGGACAAGTGGAGTCCGCCAACAAGGTTATCCTTTCAGGGCTAAAAAAGAGGTTGGACAATAAAAAAGGTGCTTGGGCCGACGAACTGGCAGCGGTTCTCTGGTCCTACCGAACAACTGAACAATCCTCCACTAAGGAAACTCCTTTCTGA